In Borreliella spielmanii, the genomic window AGACATTAATCATACGTGCAGACATATCCGCTAGTCTTTTTCTAACACCACTCACTAGACAACCCCCACACAAGATGGTGTTGAGGTTTCTCTTTTTAGCTTTTCTAAAAATGCATCAAGTTGTGTACAAAAGTTCTTATTAGATCCACAATTTTCCCCGCCGCTCTCTTCGCCTCCACTACCGCTAGGATAATAATCAATTTCAAGCTCATTGAACTTCTCTTTTTTGATCCTTTCAAATTCAAATTCACGAACAACCCCTTGCTTTCTTAATTGACAACCCATGTGATAGAAAGTAAGTAAAAATATTTGTTCGTATGTAAGTGAACTAGCATCAATACCGCGTGTTACTAAAATAGCCTGCAGTAAAGACAAATAAAGTACGAAATCTTGTCT contains:
- a CDS encoding DUF3890 domain-containing protein — encoded protein: MSEQKNLQTQVQNEEELLITKLHSEVLLLLGIDKLALSRQDFVLYLSLLQAILVTRGIDASSLTYEQIFLLTFYHMGCQLRKQGVVREFEFERIKKEKFNELEIDYYPSGSGGEESGGENCGSNKNFCTQLDAFLEKLKRETSTPSCVGVV